From a region of the Sinorhizobium sp. B11 genome:
- the rimP gene encoding ribosome maturation factor RimP: MSDLTNADNQHEPRLITETGLDQRLADIIEPVIVDIGFRLIRVRMLNQNGMTMQVMAEKNDGTMTVEDCEQVSMAISPVLDVEDPVDKEYHLEVSSPGIDRPLVRKSDFVRWQGHLVKCETSIMIGNRKRFRGKIVEADADGFTIERDQIAYGEEQKVVIPFTALSDAKLILTDDLIRDALRADKLAKAQAANQNEADDEE, translated from the coding sequence TTGTCGGATCTGACAAACGCAGACAATCAACATGAGCCGCGGCTGATCACCGAGACCGGGCTTGACCAGCGTCTTGCCGACATTATCGAACCCGTGATCGTCGACATCGGCTTCCGTCTCATTCGTGTACGGATGCTCAATCAGAACGGCATGACGATGCAGGTCATGGCCGAGAAGAACGATGGCACGATGACCGTCGAGGATTGCGAGCAGGTCTCGATGGCGATTTCTCCAGTGCTCGATGTGGAAGATCCGGTCGATAAAGAGTATCATCTCGAAGTGTCTTCGCCGGGCATCGACCGCCCTCTGGTGCGGAAGTCGGATTTCGTTCGCTGGCAGGGCCACCTCGTAAAGTGCGAAACGTCGATCATGATCGGCAATCGCAAACGCTTCCGCGGCAAGATCGTCGAAGCGGACGCCGACGGGTTCACGATCGAACGTGATCAGATTGCCTATGGCGAGGAGCAGAAGGTCGTCATTCCCTTCACCGCGCTCAGCGATGCCAAACTCATTCTGACCGACGATCTGATCCGCGATGCACTGCGCGCCGACAAGCTGGCAAAGGCGCAGGCTGCGAACCAGAACGAAGCGGACGACGAAGAATAA
- a CDS encoding MFS transporter produces the protein MAYTSSTFAPLRHETYRTIWFASLASNFGGLVQAVGAAWMMTVITSSEDMVALVQTSTALPIMLFSLFSGALADNYDRRRIMLTAQSMMLVVSTLLTACALLGWITPRLLLFFTFLIGCGTALNNPSWQASVGDMVPRADLPDAVTLNSMGFNITRSVGPAIGGAIVAAAGAAAAFAVNALSYIALIYALLRWRPSTPASTLPRETLGSAIFAGMRYVSMSPNLEKILLRGLVFGIGASSIQALLPVVALDLVSGGPLTYGFMLGAFGIGAIGGAVLSPRLRVMFSSETIIRLAFSGFALSAVIAALSSSAALTSAGLLIAGACWVSALSLFNTIVQLSTPRWVVGRSLSLYQTVTFGGIAGGSWLWGIVADQYGLSNALLMSAAVLLLGVVIGLRFSMPAFASLNLDPLNRFTEPALGLDITPRSGPIVIQVGYQIADEDLAEFMTLMGERRRIRIRDGARNWALMRDLENPGRWTETYHTPTWVEYIRHNQRRTQADAENTDRLRALHRGEGLPQVQRMIERQAIPPVDDVFHKAPIDLHH, from the coding sequence GTGGCCTATACGTCTTCGACATTTGCGCCTTTGCGGCATGAAACCTACCGCACTATCTGGTTTGCGAGCCTCGCCTCGAATTTCGGCGGCCTGGTCCAGGCCGTCGGTGCCGCCTGGATGATGACGGTCATCACCTCGTCGGAGGATATGGTTGCGCTGGTGCAGACCTCGACGGCGCTGCCGATCATGTTGTTCTCACTGTTCTCTGGGGCTCTCGCCGACAATTATGATCGGCGCCGGATCATGCTCACGGCTCAATCCATGATGCTCGTGGTTTCGACCCTGCTGACGGCATGCGCCCTTCTCGGCTGGATTACGCCTCGACTGCTTCTCTTCTTCACGTTTCTCATCGGTTGCGGCACGGCGCTCAACAATCCATCCTGGCAGGCTTCGGTCGGCGACATGGTGCCGCGTGCCGATTTGCCAGACGCGGTCACGCTGAACAGCATGGGCTTCAACATTACCCGCAGCGTCGGTCCGGCGATCGGTGGTGCCATCGTGGCGGCTGCCGGTGCCGCTGCGGCTTTTGCGGTGAACGCGCTGAGCTATATTGCTCTCATCTATGCATTGCTTCGGTGGCGGCCGAGTACGCCTGCCTCGACACTGCCGCGCGAGACCCTCGGTAGCGCCATCTTTGCCGGCATGCGTTACGTCTCAATGTCGCCCAATCTCGAAAAGATCCTCCTGAGAGGACTGGTATTCGGCATTGGCGCAAGCTCCATTCAGGCGCTGCTGCCGGTCGTTGCGCTCGATCTCGTTTCTGGCGGACCACTGACCTACGGTTTCATGCTCGGCGCATTCGGCATCGGCGCGATTGGCGGCGCGGTGCTCAGCCCCAGGCTGCGCGTAATGTTCTCCAGCGAGACGATTATCCGCCTGGCGTTTTCAGGCTTTGCGCTCAGTGCCGTGATCGCAGCGCTCAGCTCAAGCGCCGCACTCACCTCTGCCGGACTTCTGATCGCCGGCGCCTGCTGGGTTTCGGCCCTTTCCCTCTTCAACACCATCGTTCAGCTATCGACGCCGCGCTGGGTGGTTGGCCGTTCCTTGTCGCTGTACCAGACCGTCACCTTCGGCGGTATTGCCGGCGGCAGCTGGCTCTGGGGCATTGTTGCCGACCAGTATGGTCTTTCGAATGCCCTGCTGATGTCGGCTGCCGTCCTGCTGCTTGGCGTCGTTATTGGCTTGCGCTTTTCCATGCCGGCTTTCGCTTCGCTCAATCTCGATCCGCTCAACCGCTTCACCGAGCCCGCTCTCGGGCTGGATATCACGCCGCGCAGCGGCCCGATCGTCATCCAGGTCGGCTACCAGATCGCCGACGAAGACCTGGCCGAGTTCATGACACTGATGGGAGAGCGCCGCCGCATCCGCATTCGCGACGGCGCTCGTAACTGGGCGCTTATGCGCGACCTTGAAAACCCCGGTCGCTGGACGGAAACCTATCACACGCCGACATGGGTCGAATATATCAGGCATAATCAGCGCCGCACGCAGGCCGATGCCGAAAATACCGACCGGCTTCGTGCGCTTCATCGGGGCGAGGGCCTGCCGCAAGTTCAGCGCATGATCGAACGCCAGGCCATCCCACCTGTCGATGACGTCTTTCACAAGGCGCCGATCGACCTGCATCACTGA
- a CDS encoding GNAT family N-acetyltransferase has translation MPVFRSARQSDLAVIVRLLADDDLGSTREVVSDPVDMRYLAAFDAIEADPNQLLAVATDETGSVVGCLQLSFLPGLSRTGMWRGQIESVRIARGHRGSGLGSQFIEWAIARCSERGCGLVQLTSDKARLESIRFYEKLGFVASHEGLKRNL, from the coding sequence ATGCCGGTCTTCCGAAGCGCACGACAATCCGATCTTGCCGTCATCGTCAGGCTACTTGCCGATGACGATCTCGGCAGCACGCGTGAGGTCGTCTCGGATCCTGTCGATATGCGCTATCTCGCGGCCTTCGACGCGATAGAGGCTGATCCCAACCAATTGCTTGCCGTCGCGACCGACGAGACCGGCTCCGTTGTCGGCTGTCTGCAGCTGAGCTTTCTTCCCGGCCTTTCACGAACGGGCATGTGGCGGGGCCAGATCGAAAGCGTGCGCATCGCCAGGGGTCATCGCGGCTCCGGGCTCGGTTCGCAATTCATCGAATGGGCGATCGCGCGCTGCAGCGAGCGCGGGTGCGGTCTCGTGCAGCTCACATCCGACAAGGCACGGCTAGAGTCGATCCGTTTCTATGAAAAGCTCGGCTTTGTTGCGAGCCATGAAGGACTGAAGCGCAACCTCTGA
- a CDS encoding lytic murein transglycosylase — translation MRFFGRLVLTGAALLALSVSTNAAPSKADVEAQFDKWVQADLWPDAKKNGISEKTFRAAFSGVELDWTLTDLAPPGFPPPKEQKQTQAEFSSPGPYFNEDRLKRLAVTGRSFASQYASTLSRIEKTYGVPGSIVLAIWGRETGFGAAKIPNSAVEVLATKAFMSTRKDMFRMELIAALHILDGGDVTPADFKGSSAGALGQPQFMPTSYLKYAVDFDGDGHRNIWTSVPDTLASIANFLVKKGWQRDRDWGFEVTIPQAISCAQEGPDLAKPLSHWASLGIDRISGKGFPSGELKAQGMMLVPAGRDGPEFIVTPNFYIIKEYNNSDLYALYIGNLADRIAFGSGAFQGQWGDVGKMLRSDVAAMQRALERQGYDVGGSDGLPGYKTRRSIGQWQEKNGMKPTCFPEASMKGKLK, via the coding sequence ATGCGTTTCTTTGGCCGGCTTGTTTTGACCGGCGCCGCATTGCTGGCGCTTTCAGTCTCCACCAATGCCGCGCCTTCGAAAGCCGATGTCGAAGCGCAATTTGATAAATGGGTGCAGGCCGATCTCTGGCCTGACGCAAAGAAGAACGGCATATCGGAAAAGACTTTCCGCGCCGCCTTTTCCGGTGTCGAGCTGGATTGGACCCTGACCGATCTTGCGCCTCCCGGCTTTCCGCCGCCGAAGGAACAGAAGCAAACCCAGGCCGAGTTTTCCTCTCCCGGCCCCTATTTCAATGAGGACCGGCTGAAACGGCTTGCGGTGACCGGACGCAGCTTTGCCTCGCAATATGCCTCTACGCTCAGCCGCATTGAAAAGACCTATGGCGTGCCGGGTTCGATCGTGCTGGCAATCTGGGGACGCGAAACCGGCTTCGGTGCGGCGAAGATCCCGAATTCCGCCGTCGAGGTACTGGCGACCAAGGCCTTCATGTCGACCCGCAAGGACATGTTCCGCATGGAACTGATCGCGGCGCTGCATATTCTCGACGGCGGCGATGTTACCCCTGCAGATTTCAAGGGTTCGTCGGCGGGCGCACTCGGGCAACCGCAGTTCATGCCGACGAGCTACCTTAAATATGCCGTCGATTTCGACGGCGATGGGCATCGCAATATCTGGACCTCGGTCCCAGATACGCTCGCCTCGATTGCCAATTTCCTCGTGAAGAAGGGCTGGCAGCGCGATCGCGACTGGGGGTTCGAAGTGACAATCCCCCAAGCCATCTCCTGCGCGCAGGAAGGGCCCGATCTTGCCAAGCCGCTCTCCCATTGGGCGTCGCTCGGCATCGACCGCATTTCCGGCAAGGGCTTTCCATCCGGCGAGTTGAAAGCGCAGGGTATGATGCTGGTGCCGGCCGGGCGCGACGGGCCGGAATTCATCGTCACGCCGAATTTCTACATCATCAAGGAGTATAATAACTCCGACCTCTATGCGCTCTATATCGGCAATCTGGCCGACCGCATCGCCTTCGGCTCCGGTGCCTTCCAGGGACAATGGGGCGACGTTGGCAAGATGCTGCGCTCGGACGTTGCCGCCATGCAGCGCGCGCTGGAGCGGCAGGGCTACGATGTCGGCGGCTCCGATGGCCTGCCCGGCTACAAGACACGCCGCTCGATCGGTCAGTGGCAGGAAAAGAACGGCATGAAGCCGACCTGCTTTCCGGAGGCATCGATGAAGGGCAAGCTGAAGTAA
- the recR gene encoding recombination mediator RecR: MAKRVTGPEIEKLIQLLAKVPGLGPRSARRAALHLIKKKDQLLGPLSHAMGEAYDKVKICSRCGNVDTVDPCTVCTDAQRDQSVIIVVEDVSDLWALERAGALNAAYHVLGGTLSPLDGVGPDDLNIRGLINRVGEGGIKEIIIAVNATVEGQTTAHYITDQLADLNVKITRLAHGVPVGGELDYLDEGTLSAALRARTAI, translated from the coding sequence ATGGCAAAGCGAGTCACTGGTCCCGAAATTGAAAAACTGATCCAGCTTCTGGCGAAAGTGCCGGGCCTCGGGCCGCGCTCGGCGCGGCGAGCGGCACTCCATCTCATCAAGAAGAAGGACCAGCTTCTCGGTCCTCTCTCGCATGCGATGGGCGAAGCCTATGACAAGGTGAAGATCTGCTCGCGCTGCGGCAATGTCGATACCGTCGATCCTTGCACGGTCTGCACCGATGCACAGCGCGACCAGTCCGTCATCATCGTCGTCGAGGATGTTTCAGACCTCTGGGCGCTGGAGCGCGCCGGCGCGCTGAATGCCGCCTATCATGTGCTCGGTGGCACGCTCTCGCCACTCGACGGTGTCGGGCCTGACGATCTCAATATACGCGGACTGATCAATCGCGTCGGAGAAGGCGGCATCAAGGAAATCATCATCGCCGTCAATGCGACCGTCGAGGGGCAGACGACGGCGCATTACATCACCGATCAGCTTGCGGATCTCAACGTGAAGATCACGCGGCTGGCGCATGGCGTACCCGTGGGAGGTGAACTCGATTATCTCGACGAGGGCACGCTTTCGGCGGCGCTTCGAGCGCGCACGGCAATTTAG
- a CDS encoding MOSC domain-containing protein codes for MKILAVCKGAAERLPGKSYKTGIFKHAVSGGIMIDAEGLVGDAICNRKHHGGVDQAVYLEGSLSLDWWANELGYPVEPGTFGENLVIEGLDNRDVTVGDRFIVSELILEVTSCRIPCATFAARMNDPKFVKRYTKAARPGIYCRVISNGIVEAGMQVEYKPFPGAPVTMPEMMETFGRRLSAADRERYLAAPVHYKLRAALEAQQ; via the coding sequence ATGAAAATCCTCGCAGTCTGCAAGGGCGCAGCTGAACGCTTGCCCGGCAAGAGTTACAAGACCGGTATTTTCAAACATGCCGTCAGCGGCGGCATCATGATCGATGCCGAAGGTCTCGTTGGCGATGCCATCTGCAACAGAAAACATCATGGCGGCGTCGATCAGGCTGTCTATCTGGAAGGTTCTCTGAGTCTCGACTGGTGGGCGAACGAACTCGGCTATCCCGTCGAACCTGGCACTTTCGGCGAAAACCTCGTCATCGAAGGACTGGATAACCGTGACGTCACGGTCGGCGACCGCTTTATTGTCAGTGAACTGATCCTTGAAGTGACGTCCTGCCGCATTCCCTGCGCTACTTTCGCAGCAAGGATGAACGATCCGAAATTCGTCAAGCGCTATACCAAGGCGGCACGTCCCGGCATCTATTGCCGCGTCATATCAAATGGGATCGTGGAAGCCGGAATGCAGGTCGAGTACAAGCCATTTCCGGGCGCCCCAGTCACGATGCCGGAAATGATGGAAACCTTCGGACGCCGGCTTTCAGCCGCAGACCGCGAGCGCTATCTGGCAGCGCCCGTTCATTACAAGCTGCGAGCCGCGCTGGAAGCGCAGCAATAG
- a CDS encoding LysE family translocator codes for MTLTTLLVFAGALFIAAGTPGPSVAALVARVISKGARDVLPFLFGMWAGDAIWLTCAIAGLSAIAESFYHVFVVIKWLGVLYLLYLAWRMWFAKADVEEEELPQERSRGRMFFTGLAIALGNPKIMMFYVALLPSIIDIPSVSLAGWVELVVTLFVVLAIVDFSWMFLAAKARGFLKSRRAVRIANRVSAGTMAGAAVTIAMR; via the coding sequence ATGACCTTGACGACGCTGCTGGTTTTCGCCGGCGCTCTTTTCATTGCCGCCGGCACACCCGGACCGAGCGTTGCGGCGCTCGTTGCCCGGGTCATTTCGAAAGGCGCGCGCGATGTGCTGCCTTTCCTGTTCGGCATGTGGGCCGGGGATGCGATCTGGCTGACCTGTGCCATCGCCGGCCTTTCGGCGATCGCCGAAAGCTTCTACCACGTCTTCGTCGTCATCAAATGGCTCGGCGTGCTCTATCTTCTTTATCTCGCCTGGCGGATGTGGTTTGCCAAAGCTGATGTCGAGGAAGAAGAATTGCCGCAGGAACGTTCGCGCGGCCGGATGTTTTTCACCGGCCTGGCGATTGCGCTCGGCAACCCGAAGATCATGATGTTCTACGTGGCCCTTCTGCCGTCGATCATCGACATTCCCTCGGTATCGCTTGCCGGCTGGGTCGAACTCGTCGTCACGCTGTTCGTCGTTCTGGCTATCGTCGATTTCAGCTGGATGTTCCTTGCCGCAAAGGCGCGCGGTTTCCTGAAGAGCCGACGTGCCGTGCGGATCGCCAACCGGGTGAGTGCGGGAACGATGGCAGGGGCTGCGGTCACCATCGCTATGCGCTGA
- a CDS encoding YbaB/EbfC family nucleoid-associated protein: MRDIMGMMGKVKEMQAKMEQMQAEIAELTAEGKAGGGLVTVIISGKGELKSLKIDPSLFKEDDVEILEDLIVAAHKDAKDKAEAIAAEKTKALTAGLPIPPGFKLPF, encoded by the coding sequence ATGCGCGACATCATGGGCATGATGGGCAAAGTCAAGGAAATGCAGGCCAAGATGGAGCAGATGCAGGCTGAGATCGCCGAGCTGACTGCCGAAGGCAAGGCCGGCGGCGGGCTCGTCACCGTCATCATCTCCGGCAAGGGCGAGCTCAAGAGCCTGAAGATCGACCCTTCCCTCTTCAAGGAAGACGATGTCGAAATCCTCGAAGACCTGATCGTTGCCGCCCACAAGGACGCCAAGGACAAGGCGGAAGCCATCGCCGCCGAAAAGACCAAGGCGCTGACGGCCGGCCTGCCGATCCCGCCCGGTTTCAAGCTGCCGTTCTGA
- a CDS encoding DNA polymerase III subunit gamma/tau has protein sequence MSDTERQSQDAASTGTGYRVLARKYRPKDFTDLMVGQEPMVRTLTNAFETGRIAQAYMLTGVRGVGKTTTARILARALNYKTADIDKPTIDLRVPGEHCQAIMEGRHVDVIEMDAASHTGIDDIREIIEQVRYRPVSARFKVYIIDEVHMLSTAAFNGLLKTLEEPPEHVKFIFATTEIRKVPITVLSRCQRFDLRRISASDLVGLFSTIAAKEGIEAEPDALAMIARAAEGSARDGLSLMDQAIAHGGGVVQAEAVRGMLGLADRARIVDLFQHIVRGDVANALNEFQSQYEAGANPVVVLTDLADFTHLVTRLKYVPDAANDPSLSEVERTKAAEFAQGVAVTTLSRIWQMLLKGIPEAENSSRTAGAAEMVLIRLAHAAHLPAPEDAARRLAEFSTENGAPRPSSPAPSGNGGGTRVPYQTNVTARAPEPAPRPQPSGPTAMLRAVPNPEPQSVGRVETKPAEAPKPVVRVNSISDIVDLAAERRDVKLKALVRNFVRPVRIEPGRLDVNLTEGAPGTLLNELAVKLKEWTGIHWIVSTSREEGGPTMVEAETKAQEQRVSDARQDPDVAAILAQFPGAKIIDVRVRAPTPEEEAEEVKPPAAAESEEGDILPGDDIEF, from the coding sequence ATGAGCGACACCGAGCGACAATCACAAGATGCCGCCTCGACGGGCACCGGATACCGGGTGCTGGCACGCAAATACCGCCCCAAGGATTTCACGGACCTGATGGTCGGCCAGGAGCCGATGGTCCGCACGCTCACCAACGCCTTTGAAACAGGCCGCATCGCGCAGGCCTACATGCTGACCGGTGTTCGCGGGGTGGGCAAGACGACGACAGCGCGCATTCTGGCCCGCGCTCTGAACTACAAGACGGCCGACATCGACAAGCCGACGATCGACCTTCGCGTGCCCGGCGAACATTGCCAGGCGATCATGGAAGGTCGCCATGTCGACGTGATCGAGATGGACGCCGCCTCGCATACCGGCATCGACGACATCCGAGAGATCATCGAGCAGGTGCGCTACCGGCCGGTCTCGGCCCGCTTCAAGGTCTATATCATCGACGAAGTGCACATGCTCTCGACGGCAGCCTTCAACGGATTGTTGAAGACGCTCGAAGAGCCGCCGGAGCATGTGAAATTCATCTTCGCGACGACGGAAATCCGCAAGGTTCCGATCACCGTTCTCTCGCGCTGCCAGCGCTTCGACCTGCGCCGCATCAGCGCTTCCGATCTCGTCGGCCTGTTTTCGACGATCGCTGCCAAGGAAGGCATCGAGGCGGAACCGGATGCGCTGGCGATGATCGCACGCGCCGCGGAAGGCTCTGCCCGCGACGGCCTGTCGCTGATGGACCAGGCAATTGCCCATGGCGGCGGCGTTGTGCAGGCGGAAGCCGTGCGCGGCATGCTCGGCCTTGCGGACCGCGCCCGCATCGTCGATCTCTTCCAGCATATCGTGCGCGGCGACGTCGCAAACGCGCTCAATGAATTCCAGAGCCAGTACGAGGCCGGCGCGAACCCGGTCGTGGTGCTGACGGATCTCGCCGATTTCACGCATCTGGTCACGCGGCTGAAATATGTGCCTGATGCCGCAAACGACCCCTCGCTCAGCGAAGTCGAGCGCACCAAGGCGGCGGAATTCGCCCAGGGTGTGGCGGTTACCACGCTTTCGCGCATCTGGCAGATGCTGCTGAAGGGCATTCCGGAGGCGGAAAACTCGTCGCGCACGGCGGGTGCTGCCGAGATGGTGCTTATCCGGCTTGCGCATGCAGCGCATCTGCCCGCCCCCGAAGATGCAGCACGCCGGCTCGCCGAATTTTCCACTGAAAATGGTGCGCCACGTCCGTCCTCACCTGCGCCTTCGGGCAATGGCGGCGGCACGCGCGTTCCCTACCAGACGAACGTAACGGCACGGGCTCCGGAGCCTGCGCCGCGGCCTCAGCCCTCGGGGCCGACCGCCATGCTGCGGGCCGTGCCTAATCCCGAACCGCAGAGCGTCGGCCGCGTCGAGACGAAGCCGGCAGAAGCGCCGAAGCCGGTCGTGCGGGTCAATTCGATCAGCGACATCGTCGATCTCGCTGCCGAAAGGCGCGACGTCAAACTGAAGGCGCTGGTGCGCAACTTCGTACGGCCAGTGCGGATCGAGCCCGGCCGGCTGGATGTGAACCTCACCGAGGGAGCTCCAGGCACGTTGCTCAACGAGCTTGCCGTCAAGCTCAAGGAATGGACCGGCATCCATTGGATCGTCAGCACCAGCCGCGAAGAAGGCGGACCGACGATGGTGGAGGCGGAAACCAAGGCGCAGGAGCAGCGCGTCAGCGATGCCCGCCAGGATCCAGACGTAGCAGCGATCCTGGCCCAGTTTCCAGGCGCCAAGATCATCGACGTACGCGTGCGGGCGCCGACGCCGGAGGAAGAGGCGGAGGAGGTCAAACCACCTGCCGCAGCCGAATCCGAAGAGGGCGATATCCTGCCCGGCGACGACATAGAATTCTAG
- a CDS encoding HIT family protein: MSDFALDPRLENDSTSIMVAGLCDIRLSKDARWPWLILVPRRADITEIFELTPLDQVLLTFEIELVSAALKKVTGATKINVGALGNIVRQLHVHVIARSEGDANWPGPVWGFGKAEPYEDATRDEFIAKLREALSS; the protein is encoded by the coding sequence TTGAGCGATTTCGCGCTCGACCCCAGGCTCGAAAACGACAGCACCAGCATCATGGTGGCTGGCCTGTGCGACATCAGGTTATCGAAGGACGCTCGCTGGCCCTGGCTGATCCTGGTGCCGCGCCGGGCGGATATTACAGAGATCTTCGAACTGACGCCGCTTGATCAGGTGCTGCTGACCTTCGAGATCGAACTCGTCTCCGCAGCACTCAAAAAGGTTACGGGTGCCACGAAAATCAATGTCGGGGCTCTTGGCAATATCGTCCGCCAGCTTCATGTTCATGTTATTGCGCGTTCCGAAGGTGATGCGAATTGGCCGGGTCCCGTCTGGGGTTTCGGTAAGGCCGAACCCTACGAGGATGCGACAAGAGACGAATTCATAGCAAAGCTGCGGGAAGCCCTTTCATCATGA
- the nudC gene encoding NAD(+) diphosphatase, whose protein sequence is MSHSLFDSDVPHPEPSNLTAFAANDLNRDSEHRDEGSVEKALARDGTHIFAFAKDKLVLKHDGQVLDPLFARYELQELKPNWDEIVLLGYRKTGEPRLAVPVGIDVEDMASQYKPVDGRSLFRDELVDEMLLGEFSQAASLIRWNGDNQFCGRCGSVMEIRIGGYKRVCTACEHMIFPRTDPVVIMLTIDEERDLCLLGRSPHFAPGMYSCLAGFLEPGETIENAVRRETLEESGIRTGRIRYHASQPWPMPHSLMIGCYAEAKSRDIHRDETELEDCRWFTREETIEMLERPGVNGKASPPKGAIAHRLMRDWVEWKR, encoded by the coding sequence ATGAGTCATTCGCTTTTCGATTCGGATGTGCCGCATCCGGAACCCAGCAATCTCACCGCCTTTGCCGCCAACGACCTGAACCGTGACAGCGAACATCGCGATGAAGGCTCGGTCGAAAAGGCGCTTGCCCGCGATGGCACGCATATTTTCGCCTTCGCCAAGGACAAGCTGGTTCTCAAGCACGATGGCCAGGTGCTCGATCCGCTCTTTGCCCGCTATGAGTTGCAGGAGCTCAAACCGAATTGGGATGAAATCGTACTGCTCGGCTATCGCAAAACCGGCGAGCCACGCCTTGCAGTGCCCGTCGGCATTGATGTCGAGGATATGGCGAGCCAGTACAAGCCGGTCGACGGACGCTCGCTCTTCCGTGACGAGCTTGTCGACGAGATGCTGCTCGGCGAGTTCTCCCAGGCAGCAAGCCTCATTCGCTGGAATGGCGACAACCAGTTTTGCGGTCGTTGCGGCTCGGTCATGGAAATCCGTATCGGCGGCTACAAGCGGGTCTGCACCGCCTGCGAGCACATGATCTTCCCGCGGACCGATCCCGTCGTCATCATGCTCACGATCGATGAAGAGCGCGATCTCTGCCTCCTCGGTCGCAGCCCGCATTTTGCGCCGGGCATGTATTCCTGTCTGGCGGGCTTCCTGGAGCCCGGCGAGACGATCGAAAATGCCGTCCGCCGCGAGACACTGGAAGAATCCGGCATCAGGACCGGCCGCATCCGGTATCATGCCTCTCAGCCGTGGCCGATGCCACATTCGCTGATGATCGGCTGTTATGCCGAGGCAAAGTCGCGTGATATCCATCGCGATGAGACCGAACTCGAGGATTGCCGGTGGTTCACTCGCGAGGAAACCATCGAAATGCTGGAGCGTCCTGGCGTCAACGGCAAGGCGTCGCCGCCGAAGGGCGCGATTGCCCATCGACTTATGCGCGATTGGGTCGAGTGGAAACGGTGA
- a CDS encoding YafY family transcriptional regulator produces MMVARSERLLTLLQTLRRYRRPVTGIVLAEETGVSLRTLYRDIASLQAQGAMIEGEAGIGYVLKPGFMLPPMMFSEEELEALVLGSRWVARAAEPRLANAGADALAKIAAVLPPDMRDMVDSATLFVGRKRQDEDKADVSAIRKAIRLERILELHYGDEQGRVSRRRVWPFALGYFEHVRIIMAWCELRNDFRHFRTDRIIDMTIHDTRYPRRRTVLLKEWRDTQDTPIEH; encoded by the coding sequence ATCATGGTCGCCCGCTCCGAACGGCTGCTGACCCTGCTTCAGACGCTCCGGCGCTATCGGCGGCCGGTTACCGGCATCGTGTTGGCAGAGGAAACGGGCGTCAGCCTGCGCACGCTCTACCGCGATATTGCGAGCCTTCAGGCGCAGGGCGCCATGATCGAGGGCGAGGCCGGCATAGGTTACGTGCTGAAGCCCGGCTTCATGCTGCCGCCGATGATGTTTTCCGAAGAGGAGCTGGAAGCCCTGGTGCTCGGCTCCCGCTGGGTGGCGCGCGCAGCCGAGCCGCGCCTGGCCAATGCCGGCGCCGATGCGCTTGCAAAGATCGCCGCCGTGCTGCCGCCCGACATGCGCGATATGGTCGATTCGGCCACACTTTTTGTCGGCCGCAAACGGCAGGATGAGGACAAGGCGGATGTTTCGGCCATCCGCAAGGCGATCCGCCTGGAGCGTATTCTTGAACTGCATTATGGCGACGAACAGGGTCGTGTCTCCCGTCGCCGTGTCTGGCCGTTCGCGCTCGGCTACTTCGAGCATGTGCGCATCATCATGGCATGGTGCGAACTGCGCAACGATTTCCGTCATTTCCGCACCGATCGCATCATCGATATGACGATCCACGACACGCGTTATCCGCGTCGCCGCACCGTTCTCCTGAAAGAGTGGCGGGATACGCAGGATACTCCCATCGAGCACTAA
- a CDS encoding VOC family protein, giving the protein MASPNLIILYVKDPAESAAFYRNILSREPAVEAPNFVAFPLDGGFTLGLWRRSKVEPQPSAIGNRGEVAFMVDGENAVARHYEDWRSRGLPVAQELTELDFGPTFVVLDPDGHRLRVCEPDK; this is encoded by the coding sequence ATGGCCAGCCCCAATCTTATTATCCTCTATGTCAAGGACCCCGCTGAAAGCGCAGCTTTCTATCGCAATATCCTGAGCCGGGAGCCGGCGGTGGAGGCCCCCAACTTCGTCGCCTTCCCGCTCGACGGCGGCTTCACTCTCGGCCTCTGGCGCCGGAGCAAGGTCGAGCCGCAACCCTCTGCCATCGGCAATCGTGGCGAGGTCGCCTTCATGGTTGACGGTGAGAATGCTGTCGCCAGGCATTACGAAGACTGGCGCAGCCGTGGCCTGCCGGTCGCCCAGGAATTGACCGAACTCGACTTCGGCCCGACTTTCGTCGTGCTGGACCCGGATGGCCATCGCTTGCGTGTTTGTGAGCCGGATAAATAG